The segment GTGAGGGCAGAAAGTGTTTCCTGCTTGTGTCTCACATCAATGACCTCCAGAGTGTTTACCACAAAGGAGACACTGGACAGCTACAAGTTTGGGATATCTTATCCCATCTCTATCTTTAGGTGCATTGATGCTTATACAAGAGAGCATGAATGGAGTATCCATGGTGGCAGGCATGGAAGATTTGTGTGGACCAACAGCACAAGCTCACTCTGACCGTGGCTGGCCCTGCTGTATGTGCTGTTAGTCAGAAGCAGAGAATAATATCCCTCAGGAAACCTAGCCGTCTAACTTGAAGGCAAGCTAGTTTTCCTCTTAGATTGTATGTGCATGGAAAAGACAGCAATTCTTCTTTACTAAGATTCCATGTTGTAAACTTAGATTTGTTGTCCTTATCAGCAGTACTATCCACCAGCTTATAGTAATATTGTCATGGGATTCTGAATAGTAAAACTTTGGACCCACAAACCCACTTTTTGATGAACAAGATCAACAGGAGGCAAATGAACATGGGATCTACTTGTTCTACCATACATCACATGACACAGATGGCTGACCCATGGAAAATTAGAATcgtcttgttcagttcagttccgtcactcagtcatgtccgactctttgcgaccccatggactgtagcacaccagtcttccctgtccatcaccaactcctggagcttactcaaactcatgtccattgagtcggtgatgccatccaaccatctcatcctctgtcctccccttcttctgccttcaatctttcccagcttcagggtcttttcaaatgagtcagttcttcacatcaggtggccaaagtattggagtttcagcttcagcatcagtcctttcaatgaatagtcaggactgatttcctttaggatggattggttggatctccttgcagtccaagggactctcaagagtcttctccaacaccacagttcaaaagcatcaattcttcggtgctcagctttctttatagtccaactctcacatccatctatgactactggaaaaaccatagctttgactagatggacttttgtaggcaaagtaattttctgctttttaatagactgtctaggttggtcataacttttctttcaaggagcaacggtcttttaatttcatggctgcaatcatcatctctAGTGATTTTGCAGCTCCCCAAAATAGTTTCTCAATGTTTCtgttgttcccccatctattttccatgacgtgatgggaccagatgccatgatcttagttttctgaatgttgagttttaagtcaagagTATTAagcctctttcagtttcatccagAGATGGTTGACCCATGGAAAAATAGAATGGTCTTGTAGATGTGCAGTAAAGAACCAAGTTAGAGATGACAGCACACGAGATTGATATGTTGTTTCTGAATATGGTACATACTTTGACCTAATGGCCACTCTGTGGTTCCCATAGAGGTAGTACTATGTGTATCCACAGAGGTAGTATACATGGTTTCAGAAAGTGAAGTAGGAGTGAACCCTCTCACTTTAACTCAGGGTGACATATATGGGAATCTGTTCTTCCCCTCCCCATGGATCTACACTCTCCTGGATTGAAGGTTTTAATACTATAAAAGTCATATTTTTTAGGACATATAGTCTATGTTTAAACTGTCACCTGGTTATTTTGGACTCATCTAGATAGACCAGAGAGAGGAGTTGGTAATTGCTGAGGGATAATTATCATGAAAAGATAGAGGGCAGCGAGAAATAGTCTGAACATAATTTCCCTGGAGTATCTCATGGTGTGTCCAGGCCCAGCAATAGATAACCACATGAACAATGACAGCAAGTATAGCTTGCCAAGGACATAGTCACTGAGGTTCAGACATCTATTAATACTTCCTTGGGATGAAAATGTAAGTGCCCTTGAGCAGGAACAGAAGACTTCATCCTGGATGAGTCTGTTTATTATTAGGTAAATCACACTACACAATGAAATGGGTTTTTAATAATGAGATAATAATTAGGAAGGGTGTATTATGATGCTCATATTGGATtagacatataatatataaatttctaTATGAGGAATGTGGTGCAATAAATCAAACACATACAGAAGAATTGTGCTACACCATTTATTGAGAAACATACAGGTAAAACTAAAAGTGATTGTAAAAGGAGAAAGCATGATACAGAACTATGAGGatagcaaaagagaaaatatgattgTAAAGATTATGATAGGCTGTAGAAACCTATAGAAACATTGTGAGAGCTTGTTTTCTTAAGTTACTCAGAAGAACTAGATGGTCAATCCTATTTTCAGAGTCAAAACCAAGACATACTTCCTTATCACAGATGCAGGAAGTTGACACATGGTCCTCTACACCAGAGGAAGACAATTGGAGGAAGCCCCCTGCACTCCGTCAACCTAATTCACAAGCTCTTAAACAAGGAGATGAGTAACTGAAATTCTGGTAGAGCATGTCAGTTGTCAGCAAAATCTAGGAAGTGACTTCGTTTTGTCCCCAGGTAGCAAGTCAATTAATAGAAGGTGCTGTATAGGGACAGTGGATCCTTGGCAAGGTGATCAGCAGCAGGAAGGCTGGCAGCAGCTGGACACACAGCTAGGGTGGCAGCAGGTGGTCTGACAGCAGACAGGGCGGCTGCAAGGCTGGCAGCAGCTGGATCCACAGCTCTGGTCTCGGCACCCAGGCAGGCAGCAGCACGTGGGGTGGTAGCAGATTCTGTGGCAGTACACGGGTGCACAGGAGGCTGGCTGACAGCAAGGCTGACAGCAGTTAGACCCACCGCAGGTTTGTCCACCGCTGCTGGATCCACAGCAGGTGGGCTGACAGCAGCTGGTCACACAAGTAGGTTTGCAGCAGGTGGTTTCAGTGATTTGACAGcaagtttgggggcaggagggctgACAGCAGCTGGACTCACAGCAGGTGGGCTGGCAGCAGCTGCTCACACAAATAGGCTTGAGGCAGGTGGTCCTGCAGCAGGTGGTCTGACAGCGGATAGGGTGGCAGCAAGGCTGGCAGCAGCTGGACCCACCGCAGGCGGGCTGGCAGCAGGTGGTCACACAGGTAGGCTTGCAGCAGGTGGTCCTACAGCAGGTGTTTTCACTAGTCTGATAGCAAGTTGGGGGGCAGCAAGGCCGACAGCAGCTGGACTCACAGCAGGTGGGCTGGCAGCATGGGGAGCAGCAGGAGTGAGTCATTTTGTCAGTGGTGGAGTGTGGACTCCTGTTCAGAAGTGAGTTTCTCAGATTCTGATGACTACTTCTGTTCTGGGGCTTTTTATACACTGGACCCCCAAAGTTGGGACCAATGAGCAAGACTTTCCTTGTTATGTGTGTTGTTTTTGTAGTCAGTGGGAAATTATCCAAGAGGAAATGATTTCTTTAGTGTTTTGAGGCCTCTGTAAAGTAGTGTTTGATCTTCTCTTTAATTAGGACTAGTACTTAAGAGCCTTTTCCAGAAGTGAAAAAGAATAAGGAATCATCCCAGCAGCATCTCTGGTCATGTGACATCATCAGGTCATGGGACAGTTCTTCCTGCTTTGGCCAGGGTCAGAACAGTCaccttttctttgttcctttgaCTATGCTTAGGTTGAGACTTGCTGGATGCTGATGCATTCTGTGATGAATGAAGCCTGCTAAAGTCCAAGTCTGATCTCGGACAAAGTCTGAGATTCAAGACGTCACGTGTATCTATATACACGTCTTTCAAATCAGTAGTGACTGACCTAAAATATTTCCCAGCTTTATGAGGTACATTTAGGTAGAAGATGTTGGCACATTGTTCTTCACTAGCAATTCAGCACCAAAGCTGGAATAGAGGCAAAAGCTGTACCCTGTTTTCAGACAACCTCAATTCATTA is part of the Bubalus kerabau isolate K-KA32 ecotype Philippines breed swamp buffalo chromosome 4, PCC_UOA_SB_1v2, whole genome shotgun sequence genome and harbors:
- the LOC129648998 gene encoding keratin-associated protein 9-3-like isoform X2, with the protein product MTHSCCSPCCQPTCCETTCCKPTCVTTCCQPACGGSSCCQPCCHPIRCQTTCCRTTCLKPICVSSCCQPTCCESSCCQPSCPQTCCQITETTCCKPTCVTSCCQPTCCGSSSGGQTCGGSNCCQPCCQPASCAPVYCHRICYHPTCCCLPGCRDQSCGSSCCQPCSRPVCCQTTCCHPSCVSSCCQPSCC
- the LOC129648998 gene encoding keratin-associated protein 9-7-like isoform X4, translated to MTHSCCSPCCQPTCCETTCCKPTCVTTCCQPACGGSSCCQPCCHPIRCQTTCCRTTCLKPICVSSCCQPTCCDCCQPTCCGSSSGGQTCGGSNCCQPCCQPASCAPVYCHRICYHPTCCCLPGCRDQSCGSSCCQPCSRPVCCQTTCCHPSCVSSCCQPSCC
- the LOC129648998 gene encoding keratin-associated protein 9-2-like isoform X3, yielding MTHSCCSPCCQPTCCESSCCRTTCCKPTCVTTCCQPACGGSSCCQPCCHPIRCQTTCCRTTCLKPICVSSCCQPTCCDCCQPTCCGSSSGGQTCGGSNCCQPCCQPASCAPVYCHRICYHPTCCCLPGCRDQSCGSSCCQPCSRPVCCQTTCCHPSCVSSCCQPSCC
- the LOC129648998 gene encoding keratin-associated protein 9-8-like isoform X1, with the translated sequence MTHSCCSPCCQPTCCESSCCRTTCCKPTCVTTCCQPACGGSSCCQPCCHPIRCQTTCCRTTCLKPICVSSCCQPTCCESSCCQPSCPQTCCQITETTCCKPTCVTSCCQPTCCGSSSGGQTCGGSNCCQPCCQPASCAPVYCHRICYHPTCCCLPGCRDQSCGSSCCQPCSRPVCCQTTCCHPSCVSSCCQPSCC